DNA from Triticum aestivum cultivar Chinese Spring chromosome 7D, IWGSC CS RefSeq v2.1, whole genome shotgun sequence:
taagcacacccacgaggacacatacagagaggacatccagtggttccaatggcgctccccgtggctccaatggcgctcccagcggccgacgacgacaacggcgggcagttcaccatgcatcacgtagtggacacccacgtgagggggaaggccctctcggtggtgtacatgaacgatccggtctcggtggagagctccatccaaactatggagcagttccttgccgaggacaagtaccgagtggtcggcttcgacctcgagtacaccatcggtcgtgccggcacaatcagaaggttgtcgtcgcccagttgtgcgtgcgacatgacgtcctcgtctaccacttccaccttgccacaaggccttgcgagcatttctccaggtttatcaagagctccgactacagtttcgctacagtggacaccaccaacgatctaaaagcgctcaaggtttcggacttgaaatgcccgaatcttgtcaacatccagcaccactacaaggtctggggcaccgacaaaagcaaactaaactccctggttgacctcgcctcggccatcatcgacccctactacgcgaagatgaagcaagagagcaataaggacaagaacgcctggcacagtgtgtggcataagagactggatgaacaacctgtcaagtacgtggccatggacgcgtacacaagctatgagatgtacaggcagatcattgacatgaggaactgtcttcttcccgacccagacgagggatcgagccacatagcagtggctggagcgtcacaagaagtagatgactagacgatcgtttctcctactttagaatgcatgcaattgtttattgaggtgtgtgcgaatgatctgtatagtcacttatgtaattggatgtttatttcagttatatatatacatgttattctactgtagacagagcaattcacatggcttattagcagcaatcctctgtgttattattggtcttcgcacacatttcagattacggacctgtttgccgcgtatcacacacatctcgtTCAGTtaaaccatttccattgtgttgcctaatcacaaacagttcatccgagtgaaccgtatgctgtgtgtcgcacacgcctccatctggctgcccatttcttttgttcctcctcatcgcaaacagttcattgaactgaaccgtatgcccttcatcgcacacgcaactaaaacctgaaccgtgtttgatgcatctgtcatcgcaaaacgttttacacatttctgacggttttcatacagcaccgtttgcgattatggcatcggacgcagtttctcgaagggtctctgatcgtagtgtcgcgtttggaccatcctacagtagtgactactagcaacccacatgtaccaatctgaggttttgagacaaagatcagatacaagagatgaactagggtttgagaggagatggtgctggtgaagatgttgatggagattgaccccctctcgatgagaggatcgttggtgatgacgatggctttgatttacccctccgggagggaggtttccccggcagaacagctccgctggagccctagattggttctgcccaggttccgcctcgagacggcggcgcttcatcccgaaagcttccttctgattttttttcaggtcaaaagacatcatatagcagaagatgggcaccggaggcctgctagggggcccataAGGCACAGGGGCgagcccccaggcttgtggcctgtTGGTGGGTCCCCTCttgtattttcttcgcccaatattttttatatatttcaaaataattctccataaattttcaggactttttggagttgtgtagaataggtctcccAGATTTACTCCttttcggtccagaattccagctgccgggattctccctctttgtgtaaaccttgtaaaataatagagaaaaaggcataagtattgtaccataatgtgtaataacatcccataatgcgataaatatcaatataaaagcatgatgcaaaatggacgtatcatacaaCCACAGGGACGCCCTGGAGcggacgggctcggggcggcggtggaccgtgGCCCGCGGCACTATGGCCCAAAGGGGCAATGCAACGGCAACACGCGGGTTGGTGCCACCGTGGGGAGAACCACGGGCGACGGCAGGGACCGCGAGCCACGCTCACTGCGGCCCGATAAGCAacgcagcggcagggcgagggtCAGTGCGGCCATGGGAACGGCCTGGAGCGGGCggccccggggcggcggtggaccgcgggccgtggCACTAGGGCTCGAAGGAGTAACGCAGCGGCATCACGTGGGTTGGTGCATCCGTGGAGAGAATCATGGGGCGGCGACGCTGCGTTCCGAAAAAGGACGATGCGGCTACAGCCCATTGCTCGATCAGTGAAGAGGCGTGTAAACTTGACGTTGATCTTCACTGAATCCTGAGGAGACATTCATCAGGTGGTGATCAAACCTGACGGATTGCGTCAGATGATGGGACGTGCACATGGGATGCAACATGCATGGGCAGCCAGGCAACCAGCATGCACGCACCATGCATGGAACGGCCAAACAACATGCAGCAATGGGCGGCAGCACCACGCTTGCGCGGGGTGCGTTAGTGTGCGCGCGAGACGCGACCAGCCCGACACGGCAGCATAGGCCAACGCGAGCGTCCGCTGTACCAGCATACACAATGCATGTGCGTATGGCCCGTGGCGCCGTGTGGCAAGTGATCCCGTCGGAGAGCCAAAGAAGATGTTGATGAAGTAGACATGCGTTGTAGATGACGAACGGCGGCGAGCAACGCAAGTTGATTtgagatcggaaaaccaaaaaagaaCCGTCGATCAAGATGACCCAGACCAAGTGATCAGGAAAAGGACTCTCTAGGGAGGCCGGTGAACACGGGCGGCGAAAGAACCCTAGGTACAGGCAGTGCGGTCCCCGGTGGCGACCATGGAGACCAACCCTCCCGAGGACGGCCCGAAGCGGAAGCGGTGGGCGACGGGCggaggctagggtttggatcggttagcctgataccatgtagaaggaaTAGAGAGGATACTGATGGAATCGTtgtttattgcttgagcctcgtgggcatatatatataggagtacatgatcttcCTAGAGTACAAAACAAGCTAGAATATTTCCTAGTCTGTCCTATGTTTCCAAtttaatcacgatactcaacacttTGCATATGAACGTAAAGGAGGGATTGGAGAAATCAAACACAAATGCAATGAAGACATGGATGGAGgcttcaacccacagagggtaatggctgcacgagtccacggagggctccacccatgaagggtccatgaagaagcaacctagtctattccaccatggcttacgtccaggaaggactagcctcacttggggtagatcttcatgaagtaggtgatctctttgcccttacaaacttcttggttcaactccacatgatcttggaggctccaaagtgacacctaaccaatctaggagacaccactctccaaaagttaatagatggtgtattgatgatgaactcctttctcttgttcttcaaaagatagtctcctcaacactcaatcactctctcatagatttggctttggtaggagaaggattggagtggaaagtaacttggggaggctagaaatcaagattcaaatggttatattggaatgccttgatctcaacacatgagtaggtggttctctctctgaaaataaatggtggaagtgtagtttctttctgatggctctcttagagagtaagtgggggtggaggggtatatatagccttcaccaAGAATCCAACCGTTACAACCTTTTgactcaactcggtggcaccaaaatgaacatctcggtgagaccggccTGTGTAAAAGATTCAACGTTGGGCTTTTCTGTGAGACCGAACGGAACAACTTGGTGGGCCCGATGTGCGGTGACCTAAGCAAGACCTCGATTCGGTAGTTCCAATCAAACCAACTCGTTAATTCCGAAAAGATGTGAAAAGGTTACAGAAACTTGGTCAGTGCAAATCACTGGGACCGAtcgtcatctcggtgggaccgatttgttAGGGTGTGGTTGTGGCACTCTCTAGGATCAACTCGGTCGGTCTGAATGTAggagtttcggtgggaccgagtttggaAGTTAGGGTTTGGATAGATAGGATTTGGAGAaaatggttgagggttttggagcaatatcttcaagcacttgagTAACTAagtcatgatcaaaacctcatccccttttaatagtattagctttcctaaggactcaatgtgatcttggatcacttaaccaaaaatgtagagtcttggagctTTGTGCCAATGTGTTTCCatatcattttgaggggtccactttcacaTGTCCTTGCCATGCCAACATTGAACTTTCCTTAAATCCATCTTTGAATAGGCATTAGTTCAAtgacatatatgttgttgttaattaccaaaaccacccagggattagttgcactttcaccgggGACACTTCAGGGACGAATGCATGCgctggtgttgccagcaccgggcatgcgtagatggGAAGAAGTCGATGTTGACGAGCCAAGCCTGAGGACACGTCGTGGACAAAGGCACACATcgatgttgccagcaccgggcatgcatagacggGGACCGGAACaagttgtacgccatgtcggagggACCAACATATGAGGACTCAACGATGATTGCCGCGCCAATCGGCATGGGGTAGAAGGTGTCGATGTCGCCCAcagttgtcggagtagatgaagtggtcgggagaagatgacggcgacgctagAGATGATGTGGTCGGCGGAGCCAAAGGCAGCCCATGGGGGCATGTCAGTCGCCGACAGGAGCACGATGGCGATGCTCGAAGTAGGTGAGGAAGAACCCAATAGCGTGACGAAGACAGTGCGCGGACGGTGGTGTTCCCGCGCCTAGGGAGGCACCAGAGTGCATACGACGTAGAAGTCAACGTGCGGGGATGGCAGAGAGGACCGCGTACTGCGGTGCTACGGCCAGAAGGGGCAACGCAGTTGCAGCGCACGGGTCGGTGCGATGGCGGGGAAGACCTCAGGCGGCAGCGTGGACTGCCTGCGCTAGGCCTCAAAGGGGCGACACAACGGCAACGCATGTCTGTGCAAGCGCGGGTAGAAACACGGAGCTACGACGCTGCGACCTGACGGGCGACACAATGGTAGCCCGTTGCTCGATAGGTGGACGCTGTACTCGAGGACGATCTTCGCGGGACCTCTGCGCACAACCGACTGATCAGGTCGGTCGCCCCGCGCGGACGTAGCGGGTCGTGGGCAGGCGGGTGATCAATCCTATCCTGCGCGAGTTCGGGGCACTGCTCGATGATGAGGTCGAAGTCACGGATGGCGGAGGCAGGAGAGACGGGGCCCGGTGAGCAGATGCGCGATCTGATCGTTCTAGGCTACGAGAGCCGTCGAAGAACAGCGGGCAAACGCAGGCACGCAGAACAGTGTCGTCTGACACGCAACGCACAACAGCCAACACGCGTAGGACGCGAGGCAGCCGTGGGTCATGTAGTGGTTAACAACAGGCGAGCGCAAGCGACCTCCGTACCCTGCGGCGTGAAGGTTGGACCATCGTGATGCAGCCGGTCCGGGGTGGTGAAGAGGTTGATGGAAAGTCCCGATACAATCATGGTGAATACGGCTGACCCAGAGCGACGGGCAGACGGACGCTTGGATGGCGGTCATTACGGGTCGTCGCATGTCACATGAGGCCGCCGTGTCGGGGAAGAGGCCGGTGGAGTTAGCGCCGGAGTCAGAGTAGAGGCTGACGAATGCCGGTGGGCGATGCAAACCGATCTTAGATCAAAAATCCAAAAAGAAAACGCCAATCAAGACGATCGGCCCACCGAGGAAAAAAAACCAGACCAAAGGATCAAGAAAAatactctctagggcagccgataAACACGATTGgtagacgaaccctaggtacgggcagcGTGGCCCCCGGTGGATACTGGGTTGACCTCTCCGGGGACGGCACGATGAGAAAgttgcggcggctagggtttaggatcatGGTTAGTTTGATACCATGCAAGAGGAATAGAGAGGAGATTGGTGGAATCAATGATGTATTGTTTGAGCCTCATGGGCGTATATATAGGAGTGCATGACTCTTCTGGAGTATAAGACAAGCTAGAATAAATCCTAGTCTATCATATATTTCCTAACTAATAATGATAGAGGCAAGGCTTTAGCTGACGTCCAAAGTTAGTATGGCAATGATCTCTCATGTAGCCTTGTGAGAAGATTCACGTTGATCGACTTTCACGAGATAACATAAAAATGCAGAGGTCAAGAGGTGCGTTGTGGACGTTCTTGGCCACtatggcatctccaacgccgactctCAAACCCCCCGCATTCGTCCGGACCATGTTGTCCGGACAGCCGAAGCCATCCAACACTGGCATGTATCGGTCTGCGGCGCGGTCCGCACGCGTTTTATCCCGCAAACAAGAGACAAACGTGGGGGGCTTTGTGGAAGTCCGGACCAATCCCATGCCCGCTTTTGACCGTCATGGCCACCGAAAATCCATCCTCCCTACAGAGCGCGCTTCCcacccaaaacggtcagcgccggTCCAGAGCGTTAGTGTGCGccttcatgcccggccagagcggatgcgaccGCTCACTGGCGTCGGCATTGAAGCGACGCGCTGGCTGAGAGAGCGCAGCCTGCTGCGTGTACAAAAGACACGACGACTgcccgtccgtccgtctgccgcccacattgatggcacacggttgccgaggcgtctcCTTCGGTGCCACATGTCCGTCCCTCTACCACCTGCCATTGTTATATAAGCCGCTGCCCCGGCCATAGCCGCATTCATCCGCCTTCGATCCCTCCCCGCACCACTCCCACCATGGGCTCCCCtgccaaagctctcttggacgggcTGATGCCGgaccagaagaaggagatggcctCCACTGTTGTTGGCTGACAGCCGGCAGGCAGCCagaggatgacgacgtcccaatggaggacgCGACCGCCGACGACGAGCTGGCCCCACCATCCTCCTCCTTCGTGCCACCCTtcctggtgcattgcaccatgaccatcggcgaggcccgtgccccaTTACATGGATATGGTGCAGGAGGAGTGGAAGGAACAATTCTTGGAGGcgtaggccgacgccgcctacaacgaCAACCTCCTTCGGGAGCATTTGCGGGCAAAGGAGTAGCTCACCGCCGGCAGGGTGGTCGCGCCAGACGCAGACATGGCAgagcaggaggcgttgctcgaGTCCTACCATTCCGCCCGCGAGATCCACCTCGCCCGCTGGTGGTACTGCCAGCAGGTGGCGAAGGTGGCAGCTGCCAGCAAGGACTGCGACGACGAGGCGGGCGAGGCGGTGTTTGCCAAAAAATCGACGACGAGGAGGACATCGCCGAAGCCGCGCCCCGCCGTCACGACCACGAAGCTGGCATGTCCGCGTGCGCTGccgacagcgaggaagagtagtgcacggtaggtcgccgccgctctggtcccaggaaggccaccgctccttccCTCccatcgacgccaagcttggtggctGAGCATCATCGGTCGATTAGTCGCTTGGTGGCGACGTGGAGGCAGGCAGCTTCAGTTCCCGGGGATCCGGAGGCAAAGGTTACAGGTGCGGAGCTGGAGAGCGTTGAGTTGAAGCTGGAGAAGGAAAAGCTTCTATTATCAGGGCTCATGGCCGAACAGGGGATCGGGCgccggcgaccatttagattaggtgtTAATTATACCTTCAGAGCCGGACTAGCATCGTAgttgatgtaaatgtaatgaaatatgtcatgtttatatgaaatctgtcatgtttatatgaaatccggccgtgTTTCACAAATTTCGTCTGGTTGGTTCGAAGTGTTGTCAAAATGTATGCAGCTACGGTTGAATGGCGGTCTCCCGCATCCatgtccgcggactggtcccccCTGTCCACGGACGGATGCGGAAGAAAATTTACGGATTGTCATTGAAGATGCCCTTATACCCCTCTAAGTGCAACCGAAAGTAGCTACGTCATCATCATATGACAATCATGGGCCTTCATCCCATTGGATCTTTGTTTGTTTTTTGTATCTAGATACCTGCGGATGATACCGTGGAGGCACTCAAAAACTTGAGCGAGCTCATTCTCGATGAGAGTGAAGTAACCACGGGGAGGGCAATAATTATCCTTGGttttcaaaacacttttgcccttgtctgCCTCCTTAGCCTTGCCCTTGCATGTCTCCTTGTTTTTGGGGCCTCCGGTGTGAAACTCGTCCCTAATACTGATGTCTTTCAAGTCTTGTCTCATCCTCAGCCCATCTTTACTCTTTTGTGGCATGTCGAAGAGTGTACCAAGAAAATTCTTGCACACATTCTTTATACTAATATACATGACGTCAAGGTAATGTGGTGTATGGATGACATCAAGGTAATGTGGTGTATGGAGGACTtcccaatactccaagtcccaaaaAATAGACTTCTTTTTTCATACTTTTAGCAACATCTTCTCCTTGACGCCCTTTCTCCTCTTTACTGGCTTAGGGCACTCTGTCCAATCCTTCAACAACTGATGGATTTCTCCCCGGTGGAGCAGCGGTTCCGAGTGCGATAGGGCCGCCGGGCTGCAACACCACCTGCAGCAACGCAAGTGTGCCATATCTCCAATCCGGCCCAACTATGCATACAATTTCTTCAGTACCAATAaaggggagcaactagttaacgagcgctccttcgggagcctcgcaacaatCAGCGTCACTTGACGCGCTCTCAgctattcgccacgtgtcgcgttctggacgctcccttcagatttttattttttatttttccgcacgcgtttttggctttttaaacttttttttggtttttttgacgttttggttttttcccggtcttccttagcttttcgataaaaaaaaTTTTGGAAACAATTTTTTTTTACGCGAAAAACgcgttttaattttttttctttcgcgaaaagtcacggtttttcttccgcgagaggcacggttgtgctttagcgaaagtcacggccgtgcctttcggaaacaaaaaaacgtgttttctatttgttttctttcgcgaaaagtcacggtttttcttccgcgagaggcacggttgtgctttcgcgagagtcacggtcgtgcctctcggaaagggaaaaacaaaacgtgttttctgtttttttttctttcgcgagagtcacggttttgcttccgcgagaggcacggttgtgctttcgtgagagtcacggccgtgcctctcggaaagggaaaaaatacgcgttttttgttttttttgtttcgcgagagtcacggttttgctttcaccagaggcacggttgtgccacgagtcacggttttgctttcacgagaggcacggttgtgatttcgcgagaggcacgggcgtgcctctttcagaaagggaaaaaaccATGCTCCGGTTTGGTTTTTTTGTCCGgctttttcgttcggttttttcatgaaaaaaagttcgtcaaaacctattaacatgagatctagttttgaagatctcgacgcaaggaatccaatggtgaaaactgtttgagatttggacgcacggtttaagagataaaacgttttgaataaacggatctacgaaaaagggaaaactcccaggttgcgacaagtggcgcgctgcatgtgcgccacttgtcgtgacctgagaaggtggagtgttctttgcaacgagtactccttaattagtgatttcgccaaTAAAGTCCAAAGTCCCTTGAAAATTAAGTCCGGATTGAATTTTGCAAGATTTCCAAGGGACAAAAGAATGCTATTTTGCCATGTCGGAATGAGCAATTCCATGAGGAACCATGGAGAAAGAGTTGGCCCTATAGGATTCCCAATTGTATTGCTTATTACATATACACTGGTGCACAGGTAGATGTATCTTGTTCAGAATTGCACCATCAATAAGTAACGAGAAAAGGAAAACTTAACAAAACTGCAGCTCTCTACCTTAAGCCTACCAACTAAGGAATAATCATACTCGAATATATAATAACGAAAAGGAAATTAAGACAAAAGAGACTATGCAAGAAACTACCGAGGCCATCATCTTCACCTGTGTTTTTCTTTATACACCCCAGCATTCTGATGAGGAAGCACATGGATTAAATTTCGAGCAAAGCCAAATCTCACTTCAACTGCTCTAGTCGCTCTCTCTGACCTCGACAGGCTTCGCAGCAACAGATAAATCCCCAGCAGGGCCTTTCTTGCCCAGAGGGCTCACACTCTTGGCCTTGCCAAGCCGAACAGCCTGTGCAAAAGTCTTGGTGATATGACCCACCATGTCAGTGGGTACAGTCAAGGGCTTCTTGGGCTCAAGAAAGCTACAATTCTTGGCGATATGACCCACCAGGTCAGTTGGTACAGTCGACGGCTTCTTGGGCTCAGCGACACTGGAGCTGGATATCTGTTGTTGCTGATAcagccttgccttattctccagcAGGGCTTTCTCACGTTCCTCGTAAAAGTTAAAGTCATCGAGGATCGACGCATCCTCCTCATGGTCCTTGAAGATTTTCAGCATCTCCCGTCCTTGTTCCAGTTTCACCTGCAATAAAACTCAAGATGTATTAGCGCCACACTAAATAGTCGAAGACAGAGCATTCCGATGTAAGTACTTACTGATATCAAATATTAGTACCTCCAACGAAACCATGTTAGGCTATATCATAATAATTTGATGGGTGATTTCACTATGAAATAAATAGCGGTACTTCAAGGACAACAAATGTGCAAATCAAGTAACAAATGAAAAACTATTCAAAAGCATTGTACCTCTTGTGTGTCCCGGCTGTTGGTTACCGGCTTGTGCTCATTGTTTTCAAGAATTATATGGCGGAAGAGATTATTTGGAACATCCTTCAGTATGTGCCAATTAACAGGGAACTGGCCAGTCCACTTATCTTGCTGCCAGTAGTTCACACTCTTCTCAAAATTCACTGGTCCAGTCATCTCCGCAACACCGCAGAACTGTGCGCTAGCGTTCACCTGCACATATTGGTCCAGTTTTCAATTCTCAGCGGGGAATATAAATGCAAGCAAACAAACATGAGAGCCTGAGAAAGCACTAATAGGGAAACAGGATAAGGCCTTAATTACCGAAAACAACAGAAAAATGGGACAGTGTTCTTCCTTCTTTACTTCATGATAGGCCCCGTCTAGTTTCTTGTTTCCATTTGTGGTGCTAGCCCAAACACCATATTTGATGCTCTTGTGCACATTATCTTCGCTGTATGATTTTATGATAAAAAATCTAGCATTTTTGTACTCTGTAACAAAATCAGTCCTGTTGTACGACCCCTGGTCAAGTCCAGCAGAAGACTTCTCATCTTTACTGTTATCCTCTGGTTGCTTCTTAGGCCTGGTGGAACGTGGACCACGGCTTTGCTCATTGAGGAAATCAAGTGAACCAACAAAGCTGCATAACAAAGCATTACCCCTCCCTCTCCTGCGCTCTTTGTCAACTGGAATCAAACTTCTACCATTCAGGCCATAGCCAGGGAAAGGACTGCCATAATTAGTGGCATGTGGGAAACTCCCACGATGAGAGAACCTTCTTCCGTAAGAGTCACTAGGGGTTCCAAAACCATAGAAGGACTTCTGCTGAGGGGGCATCTGAAATTGGGAACAAACCGAAGTATTAGATCCTAGTAATAACGATATTTGATCCTGTCTCGTTATAATCAATAATAGTGTTCTTGTCAAATTATCATATGCATAAGCACAGAAAGAACAGGTCATCATCCTAAATAGCTAGTGTGTACGCAGCCATCCAGCACTGATGGCTGATTGCATTTGGAAGCAGGAATCGCCAGTGACCGCCGGTCAGCCATACGGTGGTGAATCCATTCCACAGATTGAGCTGAATTGCAGCTAGACACATCTTTGGCAGTACCAGAGGCTAATTTATTACAGGATTTGGTCATGTTTTTGTGGTCATCGTGATATGGTAGATTGGAAGTGATTGCGTCAAACT
Protein-coding regions in this window:
- the LOC123168456 gene encoding YTH domain-containing protein ECT4 isoform X3 translates to MYNEEPSMMYHGGYGYDPYAHYSPISTPVPSGVSGDGQLYSPQQFSSAPYYQQPLQPDMAYLGSPTPVSQGETMMPIDPTQSAFIADTLSPNSFHFGPRPEWFRSSQGTGSFLSPATSPQPFGDVSGAFGQSNFPMASGMMPPQQKSFYGFGTPSDSYGRRFSHRGSFPHATNYGSPFPGYGLNGRSLIPVDKERRRGRGNALLCSFVGSLDFLNEQSRGPRSTRPKKQPEDNSKDEKSSAGLDQGSYNRTDFVTEYKNARFFIIKSYSEDNVHKSIKYGVWASTTNGNKKLDGAYHEVKKEEHCPIFLLFSVNASAQFCGVAEMTGPVNFEKSVNYWQQDKWTGQFPVNWHILKDVPNNLFRHIILENNEHKPVTNSRDTQEVKLEQGREMLKIFKDHEEDASILDDFNFYEEREKALLENKARLYQQQQISSSSVAEPKKPSTVPTDLVGHIAKNCSFLEPKKPLTVPTDMVGHITKTFAQAVRLGKAKSVSPLGKKGPAGDLSVAAKPVEVRESD
- the LOC123168456 gene encoding YTH domain-containing protein ECT2 isoform X2; its protein translation is MESASERTGAMDSPEPRIETIPRKDEKTVKPTISLDSSVINLPSEGQVQAVTSNIGTGYENLPNECDVYPPYTSVDGLEVGPAVMYNEEPSMMYHGGYGYDPYAHYSPISTPVPSGVSGDGQLYSPQQFSSAPYYQQPLQPDMAYLGSPTPVSQGETMMPIDPTQSAFIADTLSPNSFHFGPRPEWFRSSQGTGSFLSPATSPQPFGDVSGAFGQSNFPMASGMMPPQQKSFYGFGTPSDSYGRRFSHRGSFPHATNYGSPFPGYGLNGRSLIPVDKERRRGRGNALLCSFVGSLDFLNEQSRGPRSTRPKKQPEDNSKDEKSSAGLDQGSYNRTDFVTEYKNARFFIIKSYSEDNVHKSIKYGVWASTTNGNKKLDGAYHEVKKEEHCPIFLLFSVNASAQFCGVAEMTGPVNFEKSVNYWQQDKWTGQFPVNWHILKDVPNNLFRHIILENNEHKPVTNSRDTQEVKLEQGREMLKIFKDHEEDASILDDFNFYEEREKALLENKARLYQQQQISSSSVAEPKKPSTVPTDLVGHIAKNCSFLEPKKPLTVPTDMVGHITKTFAQAVRLGKAKSVSPLGKKGPAGDLSVAAKPVEVRESD
- the LOC123168456 gene encoding YTH domain-containing protein ECT4 isoform X1, with product MESASERTGAMDSPEPRIETIPRKDEKTVKPTISLDSSVINLPSEGQVQAVTSNIGEEHSAAYPQHIYSSQAEPFYYQGTGYENLPNECDVYPPYTSVDGLEVGPAVMYNEEPSMMYHGGYGYDPYAHYSPISTPVPSGVSGDGQLYSPQQFSSAPYYQQPLQPDMAYLGSPTPVSQGETMMPIDPTQSAFIADTLSPNSFHFGPRPEWFRSSQGTGSFLSPATSPQPFGDVSGAFGQSNFPMASGMMPPQQKSFYGFGTPSDSYGRRFSHRGSFPHATNYGSPFPGYGLNGRSLIPVDKERRRGRGNALLCSFVGSLDFLNEQSRGPRSTRPKKQPEDNSKDEKSSAGLDQGSYNRTDFVTEYKNARFFIIKSYSEDNVHKSIKYGVWASTTNGNKKLDGAYHEVKKEEHCPIFLLFSVNASAQFCGVAEMTGPVNFEKSVNYWQQDKWTGQFPVNWHILKDVPNNLFRHIILENNEHKPVTNSRDTQEVKLEQGREMLKIFKDHEEDASILDDFNFYEEREKALLENKARLYQQQQISSSSVAEPKKPSTVPTDLVGHIAKNCSFLEPKKPLTVPTDMVGHITKTFAQAVRLGKAKSVSPLGKKGPAGDLSVAAKPVEVRESD